One segment of Elusimicrobiota bacterium DNA contains the following:
- a CDS encoding transglutaminase family protein — MTTAVAGLGDAALRALVSLLDDEDEASRALVCARLRELLRDEPERLRACAAGIAGEAGVRFAELELECAFEGLDARWRALCASPEAGLDLEAGLGLLCAYAEPGLPPGKVGSMLDALAEEMKWARTPRAEPLSVLHRYNDFLFLQCGFQPDAADPHHPDNARLDRTLERRRGSPLMLVALYALVARRLGLAVSAVTLPGRALALFETGRQRFFIDPSRGGRVLTAAECEEEAARGGPRLQSWQLLPASPRALLSRAALALVHAYARTGDRVRAERLSACQRLLAS; from the coding sequence GTGACGACGGCCGTCGCGGGCCTCGGCGACGCGGCGCTGCGGGCGCTCGTCTCTCTCCTCGACGACGAGGACGAGGCGTCCCGCGCGCTCGTCTGCGCGCGCCTGCGCGAGCTCCTGCGCGACGAGCCGGAGCGCCTGCGCGCCTGCGCCGCGGGGATCGCCGGCGAGGCCGGCGTCCGCTTCGCCGAACTCGAGCTCGAGTGCGCCTTCGAGGGCCTCGACGCGCGCTGGCGCGCTCTCTGCGCGAGCCCCGAGGCCGGGCTCGACCTCGAGGCCGGCCTCGGACTCCTCTGCGCCTACGCGGAGCCGGGGCTCCCCCCGGGGAAGGTCGGGAGCATGCTCGACGCGCTCGCCGAGGAGATGAAGTGGGCCCGCACGCCGCGCGCGGAGCCGCTCTCCGTGCTGCACCGCTACAACGACTTCCTCTTCCTGCAGTGCGGCTTCCAGCCCGACGCGGCCGACCCTCATCATCCCGACAACGCGCGGCTCGACCGGACCCTCGAGCGCCGGCGCGGCTCGCCGCTGATGCTCGTAGCGCTCTACGCGCTCGTCGCCCGGCGGCTCGGCCTCGCCGTGAGCGCCGTCACGCTGCCGGGCCGCGCCCTCGCCCTCTTCGAGACCGGGCGCCAGCGCTTCTTCATCGACCCCTCCCGGGGCGGGCGCGTCCTCACCGCCGCCGAGTGCGAGGAGGAGGCCGCGCGGGGCGGGCCGCGCCTTCAGTCCTGGCAGCTCCTTCCCGCCTCTCCGCGCGCCCTGCTCTCCCGCGCGGCTCTGGCCCTCGTCCACGCCTATGCGCGCACGGGCGACCGCGTGCGCGCCGAACGCCTCTCCGCCTGCCAGCGCCTCCTCGCCTCCTGA
- the tig gene encoding trigger factor, translated as MAEQKTDLKISVKKLKEEGCALSYEVTLPRERFDASVQEAFVRIQARARIPGFRPGKAPMDVVRRQFSSQAKADAADGLIQLAVPEALRSAGAQPLVPPSIGHVHAEEGKPFVFTLELEVAPKFDAKGYKGLALTRKKYAVTDEEVGKRLQQLQEGNARLEVSPAAALEKTHYAVVDYEMLRAGKALPGAKGKQELVDMSAQQSVEGLVEGLLGAKRGESREFPVKISTQEAVGRVSVSEIKEKKLPVLDDEFAKDMGFDALDALKAKLRELAAAENEERTERELVQQIDQALLAANKFPVPPTLAEHQLEQTMHRVLRRLGMRGLPEAETAKLREKLRSQSEDEVRLSFVLEAVARQEKISVGDEDFQKELDKNLAQAESEEQKKDVQEFFSQRKDGILSSLKDRKVLEFVRGSAKITEAAG; from the coding sequence ATGGCGGAACAGAAGACGGACCTGAAGATCTCGGTGAAGAAACTCAAGGAGGAGGGCTGCGCGCTCTCCTACGAAGTGACGCTGCCGCGCGAGCGCTTCGATGCCTCCGTACAGGAGGCCTTCGTCCGCATACAGGCCCGTGCCCGCATCCCGGGCTTCCGTCCCGGAAAGGCCCCCATGGACGTCGTCCGCCGGCAGTTCTCGTCGCAGGCGAAGGCCGACGCGGCCGACGGGCTCATCCAGCTCGCGGTGCCCGAGGCCCTGCGCTCCGCCGGCGCCCAGCCGCTCGTGCCCCCTTCGATCGGCCACGTGCACGCCGAGGAGGGCAAGCCCTTCGTCTTCACCCTCGAGCTCGAGGTCGCCCCGAAGTTCGACGCCAAGGGCTACAAGGGCCTCGCGCTCACCCGCAAGAAGTACGCGGTCACCGACGAGGAGGTCGGCAAGCGCCTCCAGCAGCTGCAGGAAGGGAACGCGCGGCTCGAGGTGAGCCCCGCCGCGGCGCTCGAGAAGACGCACTACGCCGTCGTCGACTACGAGATGCTGCGCGCCGGCAAGGCGCTGCCCGGTGCGAAGGGCAAGCAGGAGCTCGTGGACATGTCGGCGCAGCAGAGCGTGGAGGGCCTCGTCGAGGGGCTCCTCGGCGCGAAGCGCGGCGAGTCCCGCGAGTTCCCCGTGAAGATCTCCACGCAGGAGGCCGTCGGCCGCGTGAGCGTCTCCGAGATCAAGGAGAAGAAGCTCCCCGTCCTCGACGACGAGTTCGCCAAGGACATGGGCTTCGACGCCCTCGACGCGCTGAAGGCCAAGCTGCGCGAGCTGGCCGCCGCCGAGAACGAGGAGCGTACGGAGCGCGAGCTCGTGCAGCAGATCGACCAGGCGCTGCTCGCCGCCAACAAGTTCCCCGTCCCCCCCACGCTCGCCGAGCACCAGCTCGAGCAGACGATGCACCGCGTCCTGCGGCGCCTGGGCATGCGCGGGCTCCCCGAGGCGGAGACGGCCAAGCTCCGCGAGAAGCTCCGCTCCCAGTCCGAGGACGAGGTGCGGCTCTCCTTCGTGCTCGAGGCGGTCGCGCGGCAGGAGAAGATCTCCGTCGGCGACGAGGACTTCCAGAAGGAGCTCGACAAGAACCTGGCGCAGGCGGAGAGCGAGGAGCAGAAGAAGGACGTCCAGGAGTTCTTCTCGCAGCGAAAGGACGGGATCCTCTCCTCGCTGAAGGACCGCAAGGTCCTCGAGTTCGTGCGGGGAAGCGCGAAGATCACGGAGGCCGCGGGGTGA